A stretch of Bacillus pseudomycoides DNA encodes these proteins:
- the mtnK gene encoding S-methyl-5-thioribose kinase translates to MAKFTEYFLMEANDVIEYVKEKLPMFEDTKDLQCKEIGDGNLNYVFRVWDEGNGTSVIVKQAGDTARISDEFKLSTNRIRIESNVLQLEGHLAPGLVPDVYLFDRIMNCCVMEDLSDHTILRTALIQHQIFPKLADDLTTFMVNTLLLTSDVVMNHKEKKELVKNYINPELCEITEDLVYSEPFTDHNERNELFSLNEGWIREHIYGDNQLRLEAAKRKFSFMTNAQALLHGDLHTGSVFVRKDSTKVIDPEFAFYGPMGYDVGNVMANLMFAWVNAYVVMVDGVEKDTYMSWLESTIIDVVDLFGNKFLEVWDIHVTEVMAKETGFDRWYLQSILEDTAAVTGLELIRRIVGLAKVKDITSIPNKEVRARAERICLQAAKKFILHASEYQTGASFLQTLKEQSMHSVK, encoded by the coding sequence ATGGCTAAGTTCACAGAGTATTTTTTAATGGAAGCTAACGATGTGATTGAGTATGTGAAAGAGAAGTTACCTATGTTTGAAGATACAAAAGATTTGCAGTGTAAGGAAATTGGAGATGGTAATTTAAATTATGTGTTTCGTGTTTGGGATGAGGGGAATGGAACCTCTGTCATCGTGAAGCAAGCTGGGGATACGGCACGTATTTCAGATGAGTTTAAGCTATCTACAAATAGAATTCGCATTGAATCAAATGTGCTGCAGTTAGAGGGGCATCTGGCACCTGGGCTTGTACCAGATGTGTATTTGTTTGATCGTATAATGAATTGCTGTGTGATGGAAGATTTATCAGACCATACGATTTTAAGGACGGCATTAATTCAGCATCAAATATTTCCAAAGCTTGCGGATGATTTAACGACTTTTATGGTCAATACGCTTTTACTAACATCCGATGTAGTAATGAATCATAAAGAGAAGAAAGAACTGGTGAAAAATTATATTAATCCAGAGCTCTGTGAGATTACGGAAGATCTTGTATACTCTGAGCCTTTTACAGATCATAACGAGCGTAATGAGTTGTTTTCACTAAATGAAGGCTGGATTCGGGAGCATATATATGGAGATAATCAGCTTCGTCTAGAAGCAGCAAAACGTAAATTTTCATTTATGACGAATGCGCAGGCATTACTTCATGGTGATTTACACACTGGTTCTGTGTTTGTAAGAAAGGATTCTACTAAGGTTATTGATCCAGAGTTTGCTTTCTATGGTCCGATGGGATATGACGTCGGAAATGTAATGGCAAATTTAATGTTTGCTTGGGTGAATGCTTATGTGGTAATGGTTGATGGAGTAGAGAAAGATACATATATGAGTTGGTTGGAATCTACGATTATAGATGTAGTCGACTTATTTGGGAATAAATTTTTAGAAGTATGGGATATCCATGTAACAGAGGTTATGGCAAAGGAAACTGGATTTGATCGTTGGTATTTACAGTCTATATTAGAGGATACGGCTGCTGTGACGGGACTTGAGTTAATCCGTCGTATTGTTGGATTAGCGAAGGTGAAAGATATTACATCAATTCCTAATAAGGAAGTTCGTGCGAGAGCAGAACGTATTTGTTTACAAGCAGCGAAGAAATTTATTTTACATGCAAGTGAATATCAAACAGGAGCTAGTTTTTTACAAACGTTAAAAGAACAGTCTATGCATAGCGTAAAGTAG
- the mtnA gene encoding S-methyl-5-thioribose-1-phosphate isomerase: MSEQLIPIQWKDDALVLLDQTLLPNEVVYESFTTAEDVWDAIQVMKVRGAPAIGVSAAYGVYLGVKEAAEDSIESFIEEVKRVCKYLATSRPTAVNLFWALERMESVAKEHTHLSIANLKNRLLEEAKEIHKEDEEINRQIGEHALTLFQNGMGVLTHCNAGALATTKYGTATAPMYLAKEKGWDLKIYSDETRPRLQGSTLTALELQRAGIDVTVITDNMAAMVMSQGKIDAVIVGCDRVAANGDVANKIGTLGVSILAKYYNIPFYVAAPTPTIDLKTPTGKEIPIEERDASEVINRFGQYSAPRESKVYNPAFDVTPHENITAIITEKGIVRAPFTENLRKLF, translated from the coding sequence ATGTCAGAGCAATTAATACCGATTCAATGGAAAGATGATGCGTTAGTTTTATTAGACCAAACGTTATTACCAAATGAAGTTGTCTATGAGTCTTTTACAACTGCTGAAGATGTGTGGGATGCCATTCAAGTAATGAAGGTGCGCGGGGCACCAGCAATCGGTGTTTCAGCAGCTTACGGTGTATATTTGGGAGTTAAAGAAGCGGCTGAAGATTCCATAGAGTCATTTATAGAAGAGGTAAAAAGAGTATGTAAGTACTTAGCAACATCAAGACCAACGGCAGTGAATTTATTTTGGGCACTTGAGAGAATGGAGAGTGTCGCAAAAGAACATACCCATTTATCTATTGCCAATTTAAAAAATAGATTGCTAGAGGAAGCAAAAGAGATTCATAAAGAAGATGAAGAAATTAACCGCCAAATTGGAGAGCATGCATTAACACTATTCCAAAATGGTATGGGTGTACTTACGCACTGTAACGCTGGCGCTTTAGCGACAACGAAATATGGTACTGCAACTGCACCGATGTATTTAGCGAAAGAAAAGGGATGGGACTTAAAGATTTATTCTGATGAGACACGCCCCCGTTTACAAGGATCAACACTAACAGCTTTAGAATTGCAGCGGGCAGGAATTGATGTAACTGTCATTACCGATAACATGGCGGCGATGGTTATGTCACAAGGGAAAATAGATGCAGTTATAGTTGGTTGTGACCGCGTAGCGGCAAATGGTGATGTCGCAAATAAAATTGGAACGCTTGGTGTATCCATTTTAGCAAAATATTATAACATCCCATTTTATGTCGCAGCACCGACCCCAACAATTGACTTAAAAACGCCAACAGGTAAGGAAATTCCAATCGAAGAGCGAGATGCTTCTGAAGTAATTAATCGATTTGGACAATATTCAGCTCCAAGAGAAAGTAAAGTATATAATCCGGCTTTTGATGTAACGCCGCATGAAAACATAACGGCAATTATTACGGAAAAGGGAATTGTTAGGGCTCCGTTTACAGAGAATTTAAGAAAGCTATTTTAG